In Setaria italica strain Yugu1 chromosome I, Setaria_italica_v2.0, whole genome shotgun sequence, the genomic window tttttcatatttttcaaaataaaaataaatagtaataaATATTTATTCTATTACATCCTAAGAGGTAATAATTCACCGTAACTACCCCAGATCTATGTCAATGAATAGTCCATAGTCATTCCCAAGTACCCGTAGCAAAACCCTTTTCTTTCATAAAAGTTTGTGCGCCTTGCTCTATCATCTCACGGCGAACTAACCCCTTTGCACACTACTGAAAACCCGGCGGGCGCGGCACCGCACCACCAGCACGCGGCCGCCGGTCAAGGCCGCGCGCGGCCGGGTGAGCCCGACGGCGATAGCGAAGCATCGGCACCCCGGAGTCCGAGGAAAAGGCCGCCGGGAAAGCCCGCTTTGCGGTGCCCTCTCGCTCGCTAGACGCTAGTGCGAGCCCGTCAATGTCGTCGTCCACCATCTATCCCATCCATACCACATTGAATTCCTCCTTCCTGGCAGAGGCGCCGGGTCCGGAGGCTCGCCGGCAGGGTCCCAGCACTCTCTGTGCCTGCTACAGAGGGAAAGGAACGAGGAGGGAGGGATGGATGGATCGGAGCGCACAGAGTTCGGGGCGTGAAAAGATCGGCTCTGTCGTCGTATAACGACGTGCCCATGGAATGGAATGAGTGAGTGGAATTCCCTCGGGGAATGGAGCCCGGGCGCGTCCATGGCTCCCGTGACTCGGTCTGCTCCCGGATTAAGGTCTCAGTCTGTAGTAGTACTCTCAATCTCTAGGGCAGAGAGCGAGCTGATGACGACGGTGACCGTAGAAAACTGCGAAGGTAAGAACGGAGGAGGTTAGTGATGCGATTACCGCAGCGGTAGGAATACACCTTGTGTTGATGCTAATGCAGATATGCAATGATGCCTGAGCCTGACCAATCATTAGGCTCTCAGGGGAGGATCTCTTCCGGGGACAAGGAGCTGGGGCGATTATCGTATGATTTGCTGAAGCCAACGCCCCACAGGACGTCAGGCGAATGAATCTTGACAGAGTGGGTTACACTCAGAATGTCAGAGAATGGATGATCCCTTTGCAAGCAAAAGATGTACTACTAAGCACTACAGTAACATGCATGGAGCACAAGGTTATGCTCTAGCTGTCGAAAGGGAAAGATCACTGAGGGCAACATACAAAGGGACAAAAGAAAGGGtgccaaaccaaaccaaagcCTACGCCCAAGTGCCCAACCCCACGGCCCCACACCCACTGTGTGTGGAAAAGAGACAAACTGACCCTGCCCGGCTGCCCCTCTCTGTTCCTCTGCAGAAAGGGACACGAGCCACAGATGAATCTTTTGAAAGATGAATCGGGAGAAACAAAGAGCATGCCGATCAGATGCATGAGAAAGAGAGAGACGATAAAGCCGCTTTGCGTCGGAGCCCAGTCTATCTATACTTTACAGCCCTAAAAGAAAACCCCGCAGAGAGCTACGCCTACGCGCGTCCATGGCCAAAGAAACTGAAACGCTACTCCACTACGATTAAAGCACAGGTAGGTAGCTAGATCGACCGGCGGCAGTGGcctgtctcaactctcaagaaCACTGAACAGTGACCACCACCCGCGCGCACCTACACACTtcgcacagcagcagcaacaggacAGGTGCCGCGATGCGGGTGGGGGGATACACGGTGCACCAGTCGCTCACCGCCGAGGCGGCCGCGGTGCTCAAGCTCTCGCTGGGCCTGGCGCGCCGCCGGGGGCACGCGCAGGTCACGCCGCTGCACGTCGCCTACACGCTGCTCGGCGCctcctcgtccccgccgccgctcttcgcagccgccgccgcctccacgccgGCATACGGCCTCCTCAGGCGCGCCTGCGCCAAGTCGTCCCACCGGAGCGGCGGTGTCTGCGCGCCGGCCCATCCGGCGCAGTGCCGGGCGCTGGAGCTCTGCTTCAACGTCGCGCTCAACCGGCTCCCCACGGCCAATGCGGTGGCGGGCTCGCCGCTCTCGTCGCCGTGCTCGTCCTCGGCGTCTTCCACGTCCTTCGCGGCGTCCATCCTCCACCAGCCCAGCCCAACGCTGTCCAAcgcgctcgtcgccgcgctCAAGCGCGCGCAGGCCAGCCAGCGCCGCGGCTGCGTCGAGCTGCAGACCcagccaccgtcgccgccgggccTGCCGTCCACCTccccacagcagcagcagcctatGCTGACCATCAAGGTCGAGCTGGACCAGCTCATCATCTCCATCCTCGACGACCCCAGCGTGAGccgggtgatgaaggaggccggcttctccagcgccgccgtcaAGACCAACCTCGAGGAGGAGAGCGCCGCCATGATGCTCGGccccggccaccaccacggctCCTCCACGCCATCGTCCCCTGCGGCAGCCCCGGCTGTTCCGCCGCAGTCCTTCCTCGAGACATACGCTGCTGGCTTCCCTAGCGCCTACGGCGGCAGTGCGTCGTGGCCGGCGCCGTTCTTAAACTACCAGCAGGCCGACGTCGAGTCCGAATCGCCATGCAAGGAGGAGGACGTGAGAGCGATCCTGGAGGTGATGTCGCGGAAGCAGGGGAGAAGAACCAaccccgtcgtcgtcgccgactCGGTGTCCGTCGCCGAGGCATCGGTCGCCGTGCTGATGACGCGCCTGGAGCGAGGCGACGTCCCCGACGAGCTACGCGGCGCGCGCGTCCTCCGGCTTCACCTGTCCCACGCCCACGTCCGGCTCATGACCAGCGCCGACGTCGACGCGTGCGTGGCGGACCTGCGccgcgccgtggccgccgccgccgccgcaaccagCACCAAGACCGGAGGCCTGGTCATCTACGTCGGCGACATGCGCTGGgccatcgacgacgacgacgaagccgCCCGCAACCAGGCGGCGTCCGACGGCTTCAGCCCCGCGGCGCGTCTGGCTGCCGAGCTCGCCCGCCTGCTGGGCGAGCTCCGCGCAGCGTCGCTTGGCGGGCGCGCctggctggtggcggcggcgagctacGGGACCTACATGCGGTGCCAGCGGTCGTCCTCGTCCCTGGAGGCGGAGTGGGCGCTGCAGCCGGTG contains:
- the LOC101766539 gene encoding protein SMAX1-LIKE 4, which encodes MRVGGYTVHQSLTAEAAAVLKLSLGLARRRGHAQVTPLHVAYTLLGASSSPPPLFAAAAASTPAYGLLRRACAKSSHRSGGVCAPAHPAQCRALELCFNVALNRLPTANAVAGSPLSSPCSSSASSTSFAASILHQPSPTLSNALVAALKRAQASQRRGCVELQTQPPSPPGLPSTSPQQQQPMLTIKVELDQLIISILDDPSVSRVMKEAGFSSAAVKTNLEEESAAMMLGPGHHHGSSTPSSPAAAPAVPPQSFLETYAAGFPSAYGGSASWPAPFLNYQQADVESESPCKEEDVRAILEVMSRKQGRRTNPVVVADSVSVAEASVAVLMTRLERGDVPDELRGARVLRLHLSHAHVRLMTSADVDACVADLRRAVAAAAAATSTKTGGLVIYVGDMRWAIDDDDEAARNQAASDGFSPAARLAAELARLLGELRAASLGGRAWLVAAASYGTYMRCQRSSSSLEAEWALQPVAVPSGAGAGLGLGLALGPRAATRETDGKVAQLAQFPWLDFLPREEDGVPVLCVECARNYEIEASAVRAKAEGTNLALTFFPGWPQADEPQTSHKDLMELKRKWSRLCRRVHLRRNQPTRLPNATTSSNPGLCLSFGTNEIKYQDVKTTLSLLPPDSAETPDEACRHRSEDMDAMQATAQKSDTMVDSRDMKNVLQLWIDELPSGDLKRKPENVRLPRESKRRRGGCGLDLNLCADEEENQDGDSAGASSEDELVPSDLTNDGEASGDVSVTDSFDSLC